In Silene latifolia isolate original U9 population chromosome 6, ASM4854445v1, whole genome shotgun sequence, the genomic window TAAATCGGGCAAGAAATTGAAAACATGGACTGCCTCCTCCAAATCACAAACACACTGATACATCAACAATTCAATTTTTGGGAAATTTAGTAATAAAcggcaaaaaaaaagaaaaaaaaaatacattctCTAGTGTTATGCTGGGGTGATGGTTAGCCAAAGAGTCTCCTTTGAATTGAGGGCTTGGATGAATTGACTTAGATGTGGCAAATGTGATGACCACAATATTAtagtattaatcaagtaaaaaaaaaaaaaagagttaaaaATCAAAATATCAAAGAAACTATTAGCTTACATCATTCCAGTCTGgcaaatcatcatcatcatcattagaaTTCTGGTGCTGGTTTGTTGCTTCAAAAAAACTGAAAGGGAGCAGTTCATTAGAACAGGAGAGCACACGAAATAATTGCAAAATTTGTATGGGATAGAGGGAACATATATATTTAAAGCAAGTAGGCAAACCTTAAATAATAATCAGGAGAAGAAATTTGTGACTTCTTGTGAGCAACTTCACGAAGGAAGAAATCAAGTTCCATATGAGATTGGTTAACTCTTTTCGTAGGGAGAGACTTCATCTTTACCGTTATTGAGGAAATGAGTGAGCTCGATTGTTAATAAAGCAACAATATGACTCGACAAAACGAAGAAAAAAGATGTGACTAAAAAACATACCGCGAATTCTTCCAGCCTTATATATGCAGCAAGCTTCGGACCAACCAAAGCAAAAACATCAAGTAGTAATGAGAGCTGTTTGACATCTGTCTTATTCTTCAAGGAATTCAATTCAAGGTCGAGCTTGCTAAACAAAGATAACTTTCTTTCTGGAGACGACAAGACCAGCTCTGGAACAGCTAAGAACAGTGCAGCTAACTTAAGCAAATCCCCGTCACGTGCATATTTGAAAAACGCTTGCCTAGCCCATGTTGTATTTTGCGTACTTCGGACAAGCATCCTTATAACTTCCATACAATCTCTCTGTAACACTCACATGTCACATAAACAGGTAGAAATACGAAAATAATAGCTTCATAAGATGACCATATATAGAAAAACATTATCAAGTGCCTCAATGACTCCCGCAATAACTTGATGAAATCAGGATCATTGATACATTCAacaaatgaaataagaacaaacctTATGGTAGCAAAGCCGCCAAAGCATTTGAAAGAGTGATCTGCTCTCTCCTATAAACCTGGATAACATAAGTTTACAAGTATCAAAAACTAAACTAGATTATATGAAGAGAAACAAAAAGAGTCCATGCACTATATTTCGATGAAGAAGTAGATAAGAGTTGAAATTACATGACGGATTCCATGGCAATGTCAAAAGGGGTGGCATGCTCGAG contains:
- the LOC141588608 gene encoding uncharacterized protein LOC141588608; this encodes MDEPIIYPRYKLSNHFFPKPLNPYQRLSLAVKNDEKDEFMRLIKDPGFEQMRDIFTVDRIFDDDALEIAIEVFNGKTKGLIDMEDKLKDGMTPLHLAAISRAPRLTQYLLQRGDKVDAVCDYKNLNLEHATPFDIAMESVMFIGESRSLFQMLWRLCYHKRDCMEVIRMLVRSTQNTTWARQAFFKYARDGDLLKLAALFLAVPELVLSSPERKLSLFSKLDLELNSLKNKTDVKQLSLLLDVFALVGPKLAAYIRLEEFAMKSLPTKRVNQSHMELDFFLREVAHKKSQISSPDYYLSFFEATNQHQNSNDDDDDLPDWNDCVCDLEEAVHVFNFLPDLLMRRDFDRTDIYRLIPSLESEDAGK